One stretch of Deinococcus taeanensis DNA includes these proteins:
- a CDS encoding SRPBCC family protein codes for MPDQPLSPQNASPVERAVMGGLGAGMIAVSLRRPGPAGLMFAATGALLLAGASMGRSVGARMVGIRRTPDDGIAVEKAVTIGLPPEDLYAFWRNFGNLPRFMNHLESVKVQSDGTRSHWVAKAPAGTHVQWDAEITEDQPGRRIAWRSVEGTPVPNEGHVDFRAAPTGRGTEVHVSLKYRPPGGSMGAAVARMLGEEPGVQIAEDLRRLKRLLEVGEEPTTEGQSSGRRNALKKAEAKMFDNGRTA; via the coding sequence ATGCCCGACCAACCGCTGAGCCCTCAGAACGCCAGTCCGGTGGAGCGCGCCGTCATGGGCGGGCTGGGGGCGGGCATGATCGCCGTCAGTCTGCGCCGGCCGGGCCCGGCGGGACTGATGTTCGCCGCCACAGGCGCGCTGCTGCTGGCCGGCGCTTCGATGGGCCGGAGTGTGGGCGCCCGCATGGTCGGGATTCGCCGGACGCCGGACGACGGCATTGCCGTGGAAAAGGCCGTCACGATCGGGCTGCCCCCGGAGGACCTGTACGCGTTCTGGCGGAACTTCGGGAACCTGCCGCGGTTCATGAATCACCTCGAGTCGGTCAAGGTGCAGAGTGACGGCACCCGGTCGCACTGGGTGGCGAAGGCGCCGGCCGGCACGCACGTGCAGTGGGACGCTGAGATCACCGAGGACCAGCCTGGACGGCGGATCGCGTGGCGGTCCGTGGAAGGCACGCCGGTGCCCAACGAAGGGCACGTGGATTTCCGTGCGGCGCCGACCGGACGGGGCACGGAAGTGCACGTCTCGCTGAAGTACCGGCCGCCCGGCGGGTCGATGGGCGCGGCGGTGGCGCGCATGCTCGGTGAGGAGCCCGGCGTGCAGATCGCTGAGGACCTGCGGCGGCTGAAACGCCTGCTGGAGGTGGGTGAGGAGCCCACAACCGAGGGGCAGTCCAGCGGGCGCAGGAACGCCCTGAAAAAGGCGGAGGCCAAAATGTTCGATAACGGGAGAACCGCGTGA
- a CDS encoding anti-sigma factor domain-containing protein, with the protein MTHPTELLAGYVIGDLDVQDVRTVEAHLTGCAACCAEVGRLRDALMSLADDLPDAAVPGGTWARIQARRQAGAPDAPVARAPLRRPRRPWLWLAAALGLIFTSVLTRLAPAPSTQGSIQQWQAQGAVKLTLTGQDGQAFGLVLVRPDGQALVVLDRRAPDGQVYQAWGRRAGAAPPAAPVSLGLTDGTVLQVDWRGFSSVGVSVEPGGGSPVPTRPLGRVTLPGA; encoded by the coding sequence ATGACCCACCCGACCGAGCTGCTGGCCGGCTACGTCATCGGTGATCTGGACGTGCAGGACGTCAGGACTGTGGAGGCACATCTGACCGGCTGCGCCGCCTGCTGCGCCGAGGTGGGCCGGCTCCGGGACGCCCTGATGAGTCTGGCGGACGACCTGCCGGACGCGGCGGTGCCCGGCGGCACCTGGGCGCGCATTCAGGCCCGCCGCCAGGCCGGGGCACCTGACGCGCCGGTGGCGCGCGCGCCGCTGCGCCGTCCGCGGCGGCCGTGGCTCTGGCTGGCCGCCGCCCTGGGGCTGATCTTCACCTCCGTCCTGACGCGCCTTGCGCCTGCACCGTCCACGCAGGGCTCCATTCAGCAGTGGCAGGCGCAGGGCGCGGTGAAACTGACCCTCACCGGTCAGGACGGTCAGGCGTTCGGCCTGGTGCTGGTCCGCCCCGACGGGCAGGCCCTGGTGGTGCTTGACCGGCGTGCGCCGGACGGGCAGGTTTACCAGGCGTGGGGGCGCCGCGCCGGCGCGGCGCCCCCGGCCGCGCCAGTGAGTCTGGGGTTGACGGACGGCACGGTGCTGCAGGTGGACTGGCGCGGCTTCTCTTCGGTGGGCGTCAGCGTGGAACCGGGCGGGGGCAGCCCTGTGCCGACGCGCCCGCTCGGCCGGGTGACCCTGCCGGGCGCGTAG
- a CDS encoding sigma-70 family RNA polymerase sigma factor, whose amino-acid sequence MPATPVTVQEHQQLMVQLQHGQDGALKALYDQLAGVTYRVCLRMLVSPEDAEEVLQDTFLRLEVQAHRYAPARGTVQTFVLTIAHHLCLERMRARRARPQALDAPLDDRTVDPPAQSPHDPLNQALVDTALVTLPPTDRLLLEGMFFGGHTHAELTVRTGLPLGTVKSRLRRALLKLRERMTP is encoded by the coding sequence ATGCCTGCCACGCCCGTGACTGTTCAGGAGCACCAGCAGCTGATGGTGCAGCTGCAACATGGCCAGGACGGCGCCCTGAAAGCCCTGTACGATCAGCTTGCCGGCGTGACCTACCGCGTGTGCCTGCGGATGCTGGTCTCACCTGAGGATGCCGAGGAGGTCTTGCAGGACACGTTCCTGCGCCTGGAGGTTCAGGCGCACCGGTACGCTCCGGCGCGCGGCACCGTGCAGACGTTCGTGCTGACGATTGCCCATCACCTGTGCCTGGAGCGCATGCGGGCCCGCCGCGCGCGGCCACAGGCGCTCGACGCCCCGTTGGACGACCGGACGGTCGACCCGCCGGCCCAGTCGCCGCATGATCCCCTCAATCAGGCGCTGGTGGACACCGCCCTGGTCACCCTGCCCCCCACCGACCGGCTGCTGCTGGAGGGCATGTTCTTCGGCGGCCACACACACGCCGAACTGACCGTCCGCACCGGGTTGCCGCTCGGGACGGTCAAAAGCCGCTTGCGGCGCGCCCTGCTCAAGCTGCGTGAGAGGATGACGCCATGA
- a CDS encoding CHRD domain-containing protein produces the protein MFVHKIVLGMAAATLLGSCSMMMGAGTTYTFRHNPTTADPAATGKAVATMKDGMVSTTLTLSGLTPSKAYIAHYHAFGPASSTDPCASNGPVSLGFPGFTSDASGNATVSVSGDMAKIAGDLGAYINVHYASDPSVVPICAPVKMTKG, from the coding sequence ATGTTTGTACACAAGATTGTTCTGGGAATGGCCGCCGCCACACTGCTTGGCTCGTGCAGCATGATGATGGGTGCCGGCACCACCTACACCTTCAGGCACAACCCCACCACCGCCGATCCCGCCGCGACGGGCAAAGCCGTGGCAACCATGAAGGACGGCATGGTCAGCACCACCCTGACGCTCTCGGGCCTGACCCCCAGCAAAGCCTATATCGCGCACTATCATGCGTTCGGGCCGGCCTCCAGCACGGATCCCTGCGCGTCCAACGGTCCGGTGAGCCTGGGCTTCCCGGGCTTTACGTCGGACGCCAGCGGGAATGCCACGGTGAGCGTCAGCGGCGACATGGCCAAAATCGCCGGTGACCTGGGCGCCTACATCAACGTGCACTACGCCAGTGATCCCAGCGTCGTGCCCATCTGCGCCCCGGTGAAGATGACCAAAGGCTGA
- a CDS encoding TetR/AcrR family transcriptional regulator: MTSQHPSRSTPRPPLTRERILRTSLELADQHGLEALSMRRVGQALGVEAMSLYKHVKDKDDLIDSLLDLVIAEIDVPDDAGHWKGAMRRRAISAHEVLLRHRWACPLMGSRLTLGPAMLAYVNQTFAWLLSAGFTPEQTLDAWHALDSHIYGFTLQQLNLPFAPQDSARMAAAGLELISADHHPHFHAIVAAIVQMGGRVERFEFGLDLILDGLERRLTAPGDRAAGDRPTAAP; this comes from the coding sequence ATGACTTCACAGCACCCCTCTCGCAGCACGCCCCGACCGCCACTCACCCGCGAACGCATCCTGCGTACCAGCCTTGAGCTGGCCGACCAGCACGGCCTCGAAGCCCTGAGCATGCGGCGCGTCGGCCAGGCACTTGGCGTCGAGGCCATGTCGCTCTACAAACACGTGAAGGACAAAGACGATCTGATCGACAGCCTCCTAGACCTGGTCATCGCCGAGATCGACGTGCCCGACGACGCCGGCCACTGGAAAGGCGCCATGCGCCGCCGGGCCATCTCCGCCCACGAGGTGCTGCTGCGCCACCGCTGGGCCTGTCCCCTCATGGGCTCACGGCTCACCCTCGGGCCCGCCATGCTCGCCTACGTCAACCAGACGTTCGCCTGGCTCCTCAGCGCCGGCTTCACGCCCGAACAGACCCTGGATGCGTGGCACGCCCTGGACAGCCACATCTACGGCTTTACCCTCCAGCAGCTCAACCTCCCCTTCGCGCCTCAGGACTCCGCACGCATGGCCGCGGCCGGACTGGAGCTCATCTCCGCCGACCACCACCCGCACTTCCACGCGATCGTCGCGGCGATCGTGCAGATGGGCGGCCGCGTGGAGCGCTTCGAGTTTGGTCTCGACCTCATTCTTGACGGCCTTGAGCGGCGCCTCACCGCTCCAGGCGATCGCGCGGCCGGCGACCGCCCCACAGCGGCGCCATGA
- a CDS encoding precorrin-8X methylmutase — MTGAGPRAAGPAGAYAVVLAAHGSRDPASRAQFEALVAEVKALEPDRMITHGFLEFNTPTIDEAAREAVLAGAQEIVLVPGVLLAASHAKNDLPSELQALRREFPQVTFHYGAAMDLHPALLEVCRERLVEAETDARGEVRRDETLLLIVGRGTTDPDANGDVHKLARFLEEGLGYGASLVCYSGTAKPDLPTGLARAARLGFARVVVLPYLLFDGVLARRVREGVAAAAQRWPETAFVVAGHLGPHPKVAQVFLERAHEGVRGQGHMNCSLCKYRVGVVGYEAQVGARQVGHHGAVRGLLGAAAQAPGRPVIAPYEPHPIERESFEIIAGLRDWSTVNPADRYATQRLVHTAGTADIVEDLYFSPGATEAGVMAILRGLTVVTDVTMVQSGLKRQVLAELNVPVWCGVHDPETHLLSREAGITRSAAGIRRAFEKFGNDCVVAIGDAPTAIFEAVRLIRERHWRPGLVIGLPVGFVGTRESKAALRQCLSVPRITNVGTRGGSPWASSVVNALMIEAQNRLAASAAQGERPQPGPGA; from the coding sequence GTGACAGGCGCCGGGCCACGTGCCGCCGGGCCTGCTGGAGCGTACGCGGTCGTGCTGGCTGCCCACGGCAGTCGCGACCCCGCGAGCCGGGCGCAGTTTGAGGCGTTGGTCGCCGAGGTCAAGGCCCTGGAGCCCGACCGGATGATCACGCACGGCTTCCTGGAGTTCAACACGCCCACCATCGACGAGGCGGCGCGGGAAGCGGTCCTGGCGGGCGCCCAGGAGATCGTGCTCGTGCCGGGCGTGCTGCTGGCCGCCAGTCACGCGAAAAATGACCTGCCCAGCGAGCTGCAGGCGCTGAGGCGGGAATTTCCCCAGGTCACCTTTCACTACGGCGCGGCCATGGACCTGCACCCCGCCCTGTTGGAGGTCTGCCGGGAGCGGCTGGTGGAGGCCGAAACGGACGCCCGCGGCGAGGTGCGCCGGGACGAGACGCTGCTGCTGATTGTCGGGCGCGGCACCACCGATCCTGACGCGAACGGCGACGTGCACAAACTCGCCCGCTTTCTGGAAGAAGGCCTCGGGTACGGCGCGAGCCTGGTGTGCTACAGCGGCACGGCGAAACCGGACCTGCCCACCGGACTTGCCCGCGCCGCCCGGCTGGGCTTCGCGCGGGTGGTGGTGCTGCCCTACCTGCTGTTCGACGGTGTCCTGGCCCGCCGCGTGCGCGAGGGCGTGGCCGCCGCCGCCCAGCGCTGGCCGGAGACGGCCTTCGTGGTGGCGGGGCACCTCGGCCCCCACCCGAAAGTCGCCCAGGTGTTTCTGGAACGGGCGCACGAGGGCGTGCGGGGTCAGGGGCACATGAACTGCTCGCTGTGCAAATACCGGGTGGGCGTGGTGGGGTACGAAGCCCAGGTGGGTGCCCGGCAGGTGGGGCACCACGGCGCGGTCCGCGGCCTGCTGGGCGCCGCGGCTCAGGCGCCGGGCAGGCCGGTGATCGCGCCTTATGAACCCCATCCGATCGAGCGGGAGTCCTTTGAGATCATTGCGGGCCTGCGCGACTGGTCCACGGTGAATCCCGCGGACCGCTACGCCACGCAGCGCCTCGTGCACACGGCGGGCACAGCGGATATCGTGGAGGACCTGTATTTCTCGCCAGGCGCGACCGAAGCGGGCGTCATGGCGATTCTGCGCGGCCTGACCGTGGTGACGGACGTGACCATGGTGCAGAGCGGACTGAAACGGCAGGTGCTGGCGGAACTGAACGTGCCGGTGTGGTGCGGCGTCCACGATCCGGAAACGCACCTGTTGAGCCGCGAGGCGGGCATCACGCGCTCAGCTGCCGGGATCCGGCGGGCGTTTGAGAAATTCGGCAATGACTGCGTCGTGGCCATCGGGGACGCCCCCACCGCGATTTTTGAAGCGGTGCGCCTGATCCGGGAGCGGCACTGGCGTCCGGGCCTCGTCATTGGGCTGCCCGTCGGGTTCGTGGGGACCCGTGAAAGCAAGGCGGCCCTGCGCCAGTGCCTCAGTGTGCCGCGCATCACCAATGTGGGCACGCGGGGAGGCAGCCCGTGGGCCAGCAGCGTGGTCAACGCGCTGATGATCGAGGCGCAAAACCGCCTCGCGGCCAGCGCCGCTCAGGGGGAACGTCCCCAGCCCGGGCCCGGCGCGTGA
- a CDS encoding HD-GYP domain-containing protein, which translates to MPTDLPTDRDSVDYQLLFECAGAGLVEIDFGGHIRRINPDGAGFFGQTADALKGQSVLDLTYAEDIPRTTEALEQVIRGVVSMAVLEKRYVRADGELLWSRSRVSLLPKRTGPADSVVAVIADITELKRAQQALEALNLSLQATLEGGLLGLGMALEARDLETSGHTLRVMRRSVHLGRALGLDEETLTGLKHGASLHDLGKLTIPDAVLLKPGRLTATEWAIMQRHVQNGYDIAARIPTLSPSALEVVRHHHERWDGTGYPDRREGADIPLLARIFAVCDVYDALTSERPYKRAWPHQRALDEVRAQGGRQFDPQIVDAFLSLDALQVDPAPHP; encoded by the coding sequence ATGCCGACTGACCTGCCGACCGACCGTGACAGCGTGGATTACCAGCTGCTCTTCGAATGTGCGGGAGCCGGGCTGGTCGAGATTGACTTCGGCGGTCACATCCGCCGCATCAACCCTGACGGCGCCGGGTTCTTCGGCCAGACGGCCGATGCCCTCAAGGGGCAGAGCGTCCTGGATCTCACCTACGCCGAGGATATTCCCCGCACCACCGAAGCCCTCGAGCAGGTCATCCGCGGCGTGGTGTCGATGGCGGTGCTGGAAAAGCGGTACGTCCGCGCCGACGGTGAACTGCTCTGGTCCCGGTCGCGCGTCTCGCTGCTGCCCAAGCGGACAGGCCCTGCGGATTCCGTTGTGGCGGTCATCGCCGACATCACCGAACTCAAGCGGGCCCAGCAGGCGCTGGAGGCCCTGAACCTCAGCCTGCAGGCCACCCTCGAAGGCGGTCTGCTTGGCCTGGGCATGGCCCTGGAGGCGCGTGACCTTGAAACGTCCGGGCACACCCTGCGGGTCATGCGCCGGAGCGTGCACCTCGGCCGGGCCCTGGGGCTCGATGAGGAGACCCTCACCGGACTCAAGCACGGCGCCAGCCTCCATGACCTCGGCAAACTCACGATTCCCGACGCCGTGCTGCTCAAGCCCGGCCGGTTGACCGCCACCGAGTGGGCCATCATGCAGCGTCACGTTCAGAACGGGTACGACATCGCCGCCCGGATTCCCACGCTGTCCCCCTCTGCCCTGGAGGTCGTCCGGCACCACCATGAGCGCTGGGACGGCACCGGCTACCCCGACCGGCGGGAAGGAGCCGACATTCCCCTCCTGGCACGAATTTTTGCCGTGTGCGACGTGTACGACGCCCTGACGAGCGAACGCCCCTACAAACGCGCGTGGCCGCACCAGCGGGCGCTGGACGAGGTGCGGGCCCAGGGGGGGCGGCAATTCGACCCGCAGATCGTGGACGCCTTTCTGAGCCTGGATGCACTTCAGGTGGATCCGGCCCCCCACCCCTGA
- a CDS encoding SRPBCC family protein, giving the protein MTARTLGALIGGGAGVLYGLVVYLWLHRMGAGDAGLGVMIASYLFLVPFVLGLVSVALTFHKAAPPAPPLPAAPDAFGDAPPPAPPTGLGTAVGVSASTTTVFLVTALVLGFEGVLCAFIAAPVMYVMAALGAGVAYLIRQWSRRGRAGALLFSAALPALLGPLEQSRVPPTIYRTVSNDVLVHAPPEVVWSEIRSVRRIQDREIRAGWVHAVGLPRPREALLRGAGVGAVRTATFDGGLSFTETVTDWEDSRLLSFRIQASDPGHLDPHVQVGGRFFDVMSGTYRLEALAPGVTLLHLSSTQRVSTPFNGYTAWFTQAIMRDLQRTILYVVQARAERQADVQ; this is encoded by the coding sequence ATGACCGCGAGGACACTGGGCGCTTTGATTGGAGGTGGCGCCGGCGTGCTCTACGGACTGGTGGTGTACCTGTGGCTGCACCGCATGGGCGCTGGGGACGCCGGTCTGGGCGTGATGATCGCCTCCTACCTGTTTCTTGTGCCGTTCGTGCTGGGTCTGGTGTCCGTGGCGCTGACCTTCCACAAAGCGGCGCCGCCCGCACCTCCCCTTCCGGCGGCGCCCGACGCCTTCGGGGACGCGCCGCCCCCGGCCCCGCCGACAGGTCTGGGCACAGCGGTGGGTGTGTCCGCCAGCACGACCACCGTGTTTCTGGTCACGGCGCTTGTGCTGGGGTTTGAAGGCGTGCTGTGCGCTTTTATTGCCGCGCCTGTCATGTATGTCATGGCGGCGCTCGGCGCCGGCGTGGCCTACCTGATCCGCCAGTGGTCACGGCGCGGCCGGGCGGGCGCGCTGCTGTTCTCCGCGGCGCTGCCGGCCCTGCTGGGCCCGCTGGAACAGAGCCGCGTTCCGCCCACCATCTACCGCACGGTTTCCAATGACGTGCTCGTGCACGCTCCCCCAGAGGTGGTCTGGAGCGAGATTCGCAGCGTGCGGCGGATTCAAGACCGTGAAATCCGCGCCGGTTGGGTGCATGCCGTGGGTCTGCCGCGGCCGCGTGAAGCGCTGCTGCGCGGCGCCGGCGTTGGCGCCGTGCGCACCGCGACCTTTGACGGCGGCCTGAGTTTCACGGAAACCGTGACCGACTGGGAGGACAGCCGGCTGCTGTCGTTCCGCATTCAGGCCAGCGATCCGGGGCACCTCGATCCTCATGTGCAGGTGGGTGGCCGGTTCTTTGATGTGATGAGCGGCACCTACCGGCTGGAGGCGCTCGCGCCGGGGGTGACGCTGCTGCACCTGAGCAGCACCCAGCGGGTCAGCACGCCCTTCAATGGGTATACGGCGTGGTTCACGCAGGCCATCATGCGCGACCTTCAGCGCACGATTCTGTATGTCGTTCAGGCCCGTGCCGAACGGCAGGCGGACGTGCAGTAA
- a CDS encoding zinc-dependent alcohol dehydrogenase, translating into MKAVVWEGINRVKVERVPDPEILQPTDAIVRVTATAICGSDLHLLDGYVPSMAHGDILGHEFMGEVVEVGSAVRKIKKGDRVIVPFPISCGKCWYCQRGQTSLCDNSNPNAKLAEALWGYSPAGIYGYSHITGGYAGGQAQFARTVFADDNLYKVPDGLTDDQVLFLTDVLPTGYMAAENCNIEQGDVVAVFGCGPVGQFAIRSAFLLGAGRVIAIDRFPERLDLARGAGAETINYEEEEVFERLKAMTGGRGPDSVMDAVGLEAHGTGVGGMADAVKQTTRVLETERPHALRSAIMACRKGGTVSVPGVYGGLGDKIPLGAFMNKGLTLKTGQTHVHRYLDVLTRHIERGEIDPTVIITHRLSLDEAPHAYKIFKHKHEHCIKCVLDPWADPKDHDPVKAGDIRANSAD; encoded by the coding sequence GTGAAGGCCGTCGTGTGGGAGGGTATCAACCGCGTGAAGGTGGAGCGGGTGCCGGATCCTGAGATTCTGCAGCCCACTGACGCCATCGTGCGGGTGACGGCCACGGCGATCTGCGGGTCAGACCTGCACCTGCTGGACGGGTACGTGCCCAGCATGGCGCACGGCGACATCCTCGGCCATGAGTTCATGGGTGAGGTCGTTGAGGTCGGTTCGGCCGTGCGCAAGATCAAGAAGGGTGACCGCGTGATCGTGCCGTTTCCGATCAGCTGCGGAAAATGCTGGTACTGCCAGCGGGGGCAGACGTCGCTGTGCGACAACTCCAACCCGAACGCGAAACTGGCTGAGGCCCTGTGGGGGTACTCCCCGGCCGGGATCTACGGGTACTCGCACATCACGGGCGGGTACGCCGGCGGTCAGGCGCAGTTCGCGCGGACGGTGTTCGCAGATGACAACCTGTACAAGGTGCCGGACGGCCTGACGGACGATCAGGTGCTGTTCCTGACCGACGTGCTGCCCACCGGGTACATGGCAGCCGAGAACTGCAACATCGAGCAGGGGGACGTGGTGGCCGTGTTCGGCTGCGGGCCGGTCGGGCAGTTTGCCATCCGCAGCGCGTTCCTGCTGGGTGCCGGGCGCGTCATTGCCATTGACCGCTTCCCGGAGAGGTTGGACCTGGCGCGCGGCGCCGGGGCGGAGACCATCAACTACGAGGAGGAGGAGGTCTTCGAGCGGCTCAAGGCCATGACCGGCGGGCGCGGTCCGGACAGCGTGATGGACGCTGTGGGTCTCGAAGCGCACGGCACTGGGGTCGGCGGGATGGCCGACGCGGTCAAGCAGACCACCCGGGTGCTGGAAACCGAGCGGCCGCACGCGCTGCGCTCGGCGATCATGGCCTGCCGCAAGGGCGGCACGGTGAGCGTACCGGGCGTGTACGGCGGCCTGGGGGACAAGATTCCGCTGGGGGCGTTCATGAACAAGGGCCTGACGCTCAAGACCGGGCAGACGCACGTGCACCGGTACCTGGACGTCCTGACCCGGCACATCGAGCGCGGTGAGATCGACCCGACGGTGATCATCACGCACCGCCTGAGCCTGGATGAGGCGCCGCACGCCTACAAGATCTTCAAACACAAGCACGAGCACTGCATCAAGTGCGTGCTGGACCCATGGGCGGACCCCAAGGATCACGACCCGGTGAAGGCAGGCGATATCCGGGCGAACTCCGCGGACTGA
- a CDS encoding cupredoxin domain-containing protein — protein MLRRFPPALALALLLTPGLAQVQAPQTFRFTAMGSGTEASGQLTVRTGSSLISVLTLRGLMPNAAYVAHYHALGPAGGPPCASAGPVTLSFPKFRSDARGQATVTVRADPARMRGPLGAYVDVHRAADRTDIPLCAAVLNSAAAPVTDVTVNITDNRFQPAALSVKAGTTVTWVHTGKITHNVVSAQLADLSSPDLRAGQRYSYTFQSPGTYTYYCSYHDGMSATITVTNR, from the coding sequence ATGCTCAGACGCTTCCCCCCCGCGCTCGCGCTCGCCCTGCTGCTGACACCTGGACTGGCCCAGGTGCAGGCCCCGCAGACGTTCCGCTTCACAGCCATGGGGTCCGGCACGGAGGCGTCCGGACAGCTCACCGTCCGCACCGGGTCGTCCCTGATCTCGGTGCTGACCCTCCGCGGCCTGATGCCGAACGCAGCCTACGTCGCCCACTACCACGCCCTGGGCCCAGCGGGCGGACCCCCGTGCGCCTCGGCCGGCCCGGTGACGCTGAGCTTCCCGAAGTTCAGAAGTGACGCCCGGGGTCAGGCCACCGTCACAGTGCGGGCCGACCCGGCGCGCATGCGGGGACCGCTCGGCGCGTACGTCGACGTTCACCGGGCCGCCGACCGGACGGACATTCCGCTGTGCGCCGCCGTGCTCAACAGCGCCGCGGCTCCAGTGACCGACGTGACCGTGAACATCACCGACAACCGCTTTCAACCGGCCGCGTTGAGCGTCAAGGCGGGCACCACCGTGACCTGGGTGCACACCGGAAAGATCACGCACAACGTCGTGTCCGCTCAGTTGGCTGACCTGAGCTCACCGGACCTGCGGGCGGGGCAGCGCTACAGCTACACCTTCCAGAGCCCCGGCACCTACACCTACTACTGCTCGTACCACGACGGCATGAGCGCCACGATCACCGTGACCAACCGCTGA
- a CDS encoding cobalt-precorrin-7 (C(5))-methyltransferase, translating into MLVCIGAGPGHLDYLTRRGAELVSTADVVAGFDAVVDVVRPLLRPEQQVVTMGYRDQVARLAEVAALHHAGKHCVVVFMGDIHFSGFQFLERVETACGHRVETVPGISSAQMLASRGRVCFDETTFLTFHRRGDLTPFKTHLLEVLRGGRNAIVIPRPWDFMPRDVAAYVLAGGASGAHRVEVWENLSRAEAEWSGTLAELEGREFSDMSILLIRALTPMPTGLEGEP; encoded by the coding sequence ATGCTGGTGTGCATCGGCGCCGGTCCGGGCCACCTTGACTACCTGACCCGCCGCGGCGCAGAACTCGTCTCCACCGCCGACGTCGTTGCAGGATTCGACGCGGTGGTGGACGTGGTGCGGCCCCTGCTGCGCCCGGAGCAGCAGGTCGTCACCATGGGGTACCGCGACCAGGTGGCCAGGCTCGCGGAGGTCGCCGCACTTCACCACGCCGGAAAACATTGTGTGGTGGTGTTTATGGGTGACATTCACTTCAGCGGCTTTCAGTTTCTGGAACGGGTGGAAACGGCCTGTGGCCACCGGGTGGAGACGGTGCCCGGCATTTCCAGCGCGCAGATGCTGGCCAGCCGGGGCCGCGTGTGCTTCGACGAAACGACCTTTCTGACCTTTCACCGCCGGGGGGACCTGACCCCGTTCAAAACGCATCTGCTTGAGGTGCTGCGTGGGGGCCGCAACGCCATCGTCATTCCCCGCCCCTGGGATTTCATGCCCAGAGACGTGGCGGCGTATGTGCTTGCCGGGGGCGCCAGCGGCGCGCACCGGGTCGAGGTCTGGGAGAACCTGTCGCGCGCCGAGGCCGAGTGGAGCGGCACGCTGGCCGAACTCGAGGGGCGTGAGTTCTCGGACATGAGCATCCTGCTGATCCGCGCCCTGACACCCATGCCCACCGGGCTGGAGGGAGAGCCGTGA
- a CDS encoding DUF4386 domain-containing protein produces MPTPPHRTEASPRQPLRSAPALTAGLALLLMAALAFFAEFFVRARLIDPQDLPATLDHLRASGPLYRAGTAANLIVALLDVLVAVALYEVFRHAGQGRALFAATNRVVYAAVFATATLGQVLALRLAADPSASSGNQQAQLAAAFLDLHAFGWQVALIFFAVHLAALGGLIVRSGAAPRWIGALLLLAGAAYLTDALANVLLPNYAAYAAVLKTFVAIPALASELSLCAWLLTAHRRAAPAPRPAT; encoded by the coding sequence ATGCCGACCCCCCCACACCGCACCGAAGCTTCCCCCCGCCAGCCGTTGCGTTCAGCGCCCGCGCTCACTGCGGGGCTGGCGCTGCTGCTCATGGCAGCCCTCGCCTTTTTCGCCGAGTTCTTCGTCCGCGCCCGGCTGATCGACCCGCAGGACCTTCCCGCCACCCTGGATCACCTGCGCGCCTCCGGGCCGCTGTACCGGGCCGGGACCGCGGCGAACCTGATCGTCGCGCTGCTGGATGTCCTGGTCGCCGTGGCCCTGTACGAAGTCTTCCGGCACGCCGGGCAAGGCCGCGCCCTGTTCGCCGCAACAAACCGCGTGGTGTACGCTGCAGTCTTTGCCACCGCGACCCTCGGTCAGGTGCTCGCCCTGCGCCTCGCGGCCGACCCCAGCGCCTCATCCGGTAACCAGCAGGCGCAGCTCGCCGCGGCGTTCCTCGACCTGCACGCCTTCGGGTGGCAGGTCGCACTGATATTCTTTGCCGTTCACCTCGCGGCGCTGGGCGGGTTGATCGTGCGTTCCGGCGCCGCGCCCCGCTGGATCGGTGCCCTGCTCCTGCTCGCCGGCGCCGCCTACCTGACGGACGCCCTGGCCAACGTGCTGCTGCCCAACTACGCGGCCTACGCGGCGGTGCTCAAGACCTTCGTCGCCATCCCAGCGCTCGCTTCAGAACTCTCGCTCTGCGCCTGGCTGCTCACGGCTCACCGGCGGGCCGCGCCGGCGCCGCGCCCGGCCACCTGA